A window of the Physeter macrocephalus isolate SW-GA chromosome 7, ASM283717v5, whole genome shotgun sequence genome harbors these coding sequences:
- the TIFA gene encoding TRAF-interacting protein with FHA domain-containing protein A → MSSFEDADTEETVTCLQMTVYHPGHQQSGIFQSIRFFNREKLPSSEVVKFGRNSNTCHYTFQDKQVSRVQFSLQLFKKFDSSVLSFEIKNMSKKTNLIVGNKELGYLNKMDLPYKCLVRFGEYQFLMEKEDGESLEFFEIQFSLSTKPLLQENNWLPQKPIPECGSYSSCSTQNNSPTEMGENE, encoded by the coding sequence ATGTCCAGTTTCGAAGATGCTGACACAGAAGAGACAGTAACTTGTCTCCAGATGACTGTTTACCATCCTGGCCACCAGCAAAGTGGAATATTCCAATCAATAAGGTTTTTTAACCGAGAAAAACTCCCCTCCAGCGAAGTGGTGAAATTTGGCCGAAATTCCAACACCTGTCATTATACCTTTCAGGACAAACAGGTTTCCCGAGTTCAGTTTTCTTTGCAGCTGTTTAAAAAGTTTGATAGCTCAGTTCtctcttttgaaattaaaaatatgagtaaGAAGACCAATCTGATTGTGGGCAACAAGGAGCTGGGCTACCTAAATAAAATGGACCTGCCATACAAATGCCTGGTTAGGTTTGGGGAATATCAGTTCCTGATGGAGAAGGAAGATGGAGAGTCATTAGAATTTTTTGAGATTCAATTTTCTTTGTCTACGAAACCACTCTTGCAAGAAAACAACTGGCTACCACAGAAGCCCATACCTGAGTGTGGCAGTTATTCATCCTGTTCCACCCAAAACAATTCTCCTACAGAAATGGGTGAAAATGAATAG